The Flavobacterium faecale genome has a segment encoding these proteins:
- a CDS encoding acyl-CoA reductase, translating into MTLETKKNAFIELGKFLSQFTEAGNAQKEDVLGNDIFFDSFVDLILLTQSHNGWYTPEQVYFALQSWSEALTQENLNTWLNAYDLNAVSEKTVALILAGNIPLVGFHDFLSVLICGHRALIKLSSNDQHLLPFLAKYLIHVQAEFSKKIIFAEGKLENFDLVIATGSNNTARYFEFYFKDKPSIIRKSRNSIAILNGGETKEQLTALGEDIFRYFGLGCRNVSKLFVPKGYVFDPFFEAMFAYQGVIHYEKYANNYDYNKAVFLMSNFKLLDNGFLTIKEDASHASPISSVFYEFYDNLADLDQKLQQEEENIQCIVSNNLIANSIAFGQTQKPNLWDYADNVDTITFLLIT; encoded by the coding sequence ATGACATTAGAAACTAAAAAAAATGCTTTTATTGAACTAGGAAAATTCTTGTCTCAGTTTACTGAAGCCGGAAACGCCCAAAAAGAAGATGTTTTGGGTAACGACATTTTTTTCGATTCTTTTGTAGATTTGATTCTGCTCACGCAATCCCACAATGGTTGGTATACGCCCGAACAAGTGTACTTTGCTTTGCAATCATGGTCTGAGGCGCTTACCCAAGAAAACCTTAATACTTGGCTAAATGCTTATGATCTAAATGCTGTTTCAGAAAAAACGGTGGCATTGATATTAGCAGGAAATATTCCACTAGTTGGATTTCATGATTTTTTATCCGTTTTGATTTGTGGCCATCGTGCATTGATCAAATTATCATCAAACGACCAACACTTGTTGCCATTTTTAGCAAAGTACCTTATACACGTACAAGCTGAATTTTCGAAAAAAATTATATTTGCTGAAGGTAAATTAGAAAATTTTGATCTTGTAATTGCAACGGGGAGCAACAATACTGCACGTTACTTTGAATTCTACTTTAAAGACAAGCCTTCTATTATTCGAAAAAGTAGAAACTCTATTGCTATTTTAAATGGCGGAGAAACTAAAGAACAATTAACAGCTTTGGGAGAAGATATCTTTAGGTACTTTGGCCTTGGTTGCCGTAATGTTTCGAAACTATTTGTACCTAAGGGCTACGTATTCGATCCTTTCTTTGAGGCTATGTTTGCTTACCAAGGTGTAATCCATTATGAAAAGTATGCGAACAACTATGACTACAACAAAGCGGTGTTTTTGATGAGTAATTTCAAATTGCTCGATAATGGCTTTTTAACAATAAAAGAAGATGCAAGTCACGCCTCACCTATCTCTAGCGTGTTTTATGAATTTTATGATAATTTGGCTGATTTAGATCAAAAACTACAGCAAGAGGAAGAAAACATTCAATGTATCGTAAGTAATAATCTAATTGCAAACAGTATTGCTTTTGGACAAACGCAAAAACCTAATTTATGGGATTATGCAGATAATGTAGATACTATAACGTTTTTGTTAATAACATAA
- a CDS encoding DUF937 domain-containing protein → MFEQLTQLAQQFGVDSVVNNAAVPNEKNEAVIGEASNSVISGLQKIVADGGIDQLAGLFQGNNAKDASNPVVQQLTQQLSGNLGSKLGLDSGAASGVAASLIPQILGSLVGKAKDPNDSSFQISDIIGAISGGGDNSGIMDTISKYGGQFGLDQNGDGKVDVSDAMDLASKNGLGGVLGGLFGK, encoded by the coding sequence ATGTTTGAACAATTAACACAATTAGCACAACAATTTGGAGTAGATTCAGTAGTAAATAATGCAGCTGTTCCTAATGAAAAAAATGAAGCAGTAATAGGAGAAGCAAGCAACTCGGTAATTAGCGGATTGCAAAAAATTGTAGCCGATGGTGGTATTGATCAACTAGCTGGTTTGTTTCAAGGTAACAATGCAAAAGACGCAAGCAACCCTGTAGTACAACAATTAACACAACAACTGTCTGGAAACTTAGGTTCTAAACTTGGATTGGATAGTGGCGCAGCATCTGGTGTTGCTGCGAGTTTGATTCCGCAAATCTTAGGTTCATTAGTAGGTAAGGCTAAAGATCCAAATGACTCAAGTTTTCAAATCTCAGATATTATTGGTGCAATCTCTGGTGGTGGCGATAATAGCGGTATCATGGATACCATTTCTAAATACGGAGGTCAATTTGGACTGGATCAAAACGGAGACGGAAAGGTTGATGTTTCTGATGCAATGGACTTGGCTTCAAAAAATGGCTTAGGCGGTGTTCTAGGTGGTTTATTCGGAAAATAA
- a CDS encoding D-2-hydroxyacid dehydrogenase has protein sequence MKVLANDGISKSGILALEKGGFEVITTKVAQEQVANYINENNVTVILVRSATKVRKDIIDACPGIKIIGRGGVGMDNIDVEYAKSKGINVINTPASSSESVAELVFGHLFSGVRFLYDSNRNMPLEGDTKFNDLKKAYADGIELRGKTLGIVGIGRIGQATAKMALGLGMKVIAADSFIPQVDVKVEFFDGQSITTTIVSQSLESVFKEADFITLHVPAQDGYIVSAKEFAIMKDGVGIVNCARGGVINEVDLVAALDSRKVAFAGLDVFENEPTPATQLLMHPNISLTPHIGAATGEAQDRIGTELASQIIALIG, from the coding sequence ATGAAAGTATTAGCAAATGATGGGATTTCAAAAAGTGGAATCTTAGCTTTAGAAAAAGGTGGTTTTGAAGTAATCACTACAAAAGTCGCGCAAGAGCAAGTAGCAAACTACATTAATGAAAATAATGTAACTGTAATTTTGGTTCGTAGTGCTACTAAAGTTCGTAAAGACATTATCGACGCTTGTCCTGGTATCAAAATTATTGGTCGTGGTGGTGTTGGAATGGACAACATTGACGTAGAATACGCAAAAAGTAAAGGAATCAACGTAATCAATACACCAGCATCATCATCAGAATCTGTTGCTGAATTGGTATTTGGTCACTTGTTCTCTGGTGTACGTTTCTTGTATGATTCTAACAGAAACATGCCATTGGAAGGAGACACTAAATTCAATGATTTGAAGAAAGCTTATGCTGACGGAATCGAATTGAGAGGTAAAACTTTGGGTATTGTAGGTATTGGTCGTATTGGTCAAGCTACAGCAAAAATGGCTCTAGGTTTGGGTATGAAAGTGATCGCTGCAGATAGTTTTATTCCGCAGGTAGATGTTAAAGTAGAATTCTTTGACGGACAATCTATCACAACTACAATTGTTTCTCAATCATTGGAATCAGTTTTTAAAGAAGCTGACTTCATCACATTGCACGTACCTGCACAAGACGGATACATCGTTTCTGCAAAAGAATTTGCAATAATGAAAGATGGTGTTGGTATTGTAAACTGTGCTCGTGGTGGTGTAATCAACGAAGTAGACTTAGTTGCTGCTTTGGATAGCAGAAAAGTTGCTTTTGCAGGTTTAGACGTTTTCGAAAACGAACCAACTCCAGCTACTCAATTATTGATGCACCCAAACATCTCTTTGACTCCACATATTGGTGCAGCAACAGGTGAAGCACAAGATAGAATTGGAACAGAATTAGCATCTCAAATCATTGCTTTGATTGGATAA
- a CDS encoding DUF6146 family protein: MKKGLVLFAIILFLQYSCTGTKSAVVNNNTTGQVLNDTVKIVNDSLQYEVIIIDNGYSTWLASRALPRNYHSQQFLELKNQLYVNEWNNRVLQPQRYSPSLYELTINYDPSINYGYEVNYLIYNYMIFFQNTYKQKLYGYVPLR, from the coding sequence ATGAAAAAGGGATTAGTTCTATTTGCAATCATTTTGTTCCTGCAGTACAGCTGTACGGGAACCAAATCTGCTGTAGTGAATAATAATACAACGGGTCAGGTTCTCAATGATACCGTCAAAATTGTTAATGACTCCTTACAATATGAAGTAATCATAATTGACAACGGCTACAGCACTTGGCTTGCCAGCCGAGCCCTTCCTCGTAATTATCACTCCCAGCAATTTTTAGAATTAAAAAATCAGCTTTACGTTAACGAATGGAACAATCGCGTATTACAGCCGCAACGATACAGCCCTAGTTTGTACGAATTGACCATAAACTACGACCCCTCAATAAATTATGGTTATGAGGTAAATTACCTAATTTACAACTACATGATTTTTTTTCAAAATACCTACAAACAAAAACTTTATGGTTACGTTCCTCTAAGATAA
- a CDS encoding TonB-dependent receptor has protein sequence MKKIYLLFLFLTTTFLFAQKSITGVVKDQNGGSLPGVNIIEKGTNKGVSTDIDGKYKITVGDGATLVFSYIGYSSIEKAATASVINITLKSEGGEVLQDIVIVGSRNSKRTVVNSAVPIDIINVKDITTQSGKMEINELLQYVAPSFNANKQSGSDGSDHVDPASLRGLGPDQTLVLINGKRRHQSSLINLFGTRGRGNTGTDLNAIPASSIKRIEILRDGAAAQYGSDAIAGVVNIVLNDNVDEFTGSVTYGAYNTNAKGDFPAGTANTDDNRLDLNGNGNSIGNNQSFDGGSVKVGANYGVAIGDKGGFANFTTEYINKNKTLRPGFDFRKGFGEAAIQGFNLFANMMIPVSDKTEFYAFGGRNFRDTDAYAFTRNDGARVVESIYPGGYSPRITSNILDNSLAVGFRTTTTGGWKLDFSNTNGKNLFHYYVKGTLNASLENASPTDFDAGGHSLTQNTTNLDISKNYDILEGFNVAFGSEYRTEKFTIFAGEEGSYATYDTNGKVITDPITQSAPIDAISGDPRPGGSQGFPGYSPANAVDKTRSNVSLYSDLELDVTKAFLVSGAVRYEHYSDFGSTLNGKLAARLKVNNNINLRGSVSTGFRAPSLAQVYYNLRFTNFNAGGASEVLLSPNSSPVTKAFGINKLNEERALNASLGFTANFGDFTATVDGYYIKVKDRIVLTGYFDATAFNLGVDKAQFFVNGADTKTNGLDLVFAWKKKIGAQTLGATLVGNINDMKIAKVKNGSLDEQIFFGEREKAFLLASAPASKFGLNLSYERNKLNAGLAFTRFSEVKLLDYQATEPTADYASFDDKIQKATDLYTAKITTDLTVGYKLSKTTKLSLGANNLFNIYPDQQDDWVEGGGYWDAVQMGFGGAYYYARLGFNF, from the coding sequence ATGAAAAAAATCTATCTGTTATTTTTATTCTTAACGACAACTTTCTTGTTTGCTCAAAAAAGCATAACGGGAGTAGTAAAAGATCAAAACGGAGGCAGTTTGCCGGGTGTAAACATTATCGAGAAAGGAACCAACAAAGGAGTCTCTACTGATATTGACGGAAAATACAAGATTACAGTTGGCGATGGCGCAACATTGGTTTTTAGCTACATTGGCTATTCATCTATTGAAAAAGCGGCTACGGCTAGCGTGATTAATATTACATTAAAATCGGAAGGCGGAGAAGTTTTGCAAGACATTGTAATTGTAGGATCTAGAAATTCTAAAAGAACGGTTGTAAACTCAGCTGTACCAATTGATATTATTAATGTAAAAGATATCACCACTCAAAGTGGTAAAATGGAGATTAACGAATTGTTGCAATACGTTGCTCCATCCTTTAACGCCAACAAACAATCTGGTTCTGACGGATCAGATCACGTTGACCCTGCATCGTTAAGAGGACTAGGACCTGACCAAACCTTAGTTTTGATTAACGGAAAAAGAAGACACCAATCGTCATTAATCAACCTTTTTGGTACTCGTGGACGTGGAAACACAGGAACAGATTTAAATGCTATTCCGGCGAGCTCAATAAAAAGAATCGAAATTTTGAGAGATGGTGCTGCCGCACAATATGGTTCTGATGCTATCGCGGGTGTTGTAAATATTGTATTGAACGACAATGTTGACGAGTTTACAGGATCTGTAACTTATGGTGCCTACAATACAAATGCAAAAGGAGATTTTCCTGCAGGAACTGCTAATACAGATGACAACCGTTTGGACTTGAACGGTAACGGAAACTCAATTGGGAACAACCAGTCTTTTGATGGTGGATCGGTAAAAGTTGGAGCAAATTATGGTGTTGCTATTGGTGACAAAGGTGGTTTTGCCAATTTTACAACTGAATATATCAACAAAAATAAAACATTACGTCCTGGATTTGATTTTAGAAAAGGTTTTGGAGAAGCTGCAATACAAGGATTTAATTTGTTTGCCAACATGATGATTCCAGTATCAGACAAAACAGAATTCTATGCTTTTGGTGGTAGAAATTTTAGAGATACAGACGCATACGCTTTTACACGTAATGATGGAGCGAGAGTAGTAGAATCAATTTATCCAGGAGGATACAGCCCAAGAATTACTTCAAACATTTTGGATAATTCACTTGCAGTTGGTTTTAGAACGACTACAACGGGTGGTTGGAAACTAGACTTTAGTAATACGAACGGGAAAAACCTTTTTCACTATTATGTAAAAGGAACTTTAAATGCTTCGTTAGAAAATGCTTCGCCTACTGACTTTGATGCGGGTGGACATAGTTTGACTCAAAACACAACCAATCTTGACATCTCTAAAAATTATGACATACTAGAAGGTTTCAACGTTGCCTTTGGTAGTGAGTACAGAACAGAGAAGTTCACCATTTTTGCTGGAGAAGAAGGATCATATGCTACATACGACACCAACGGAAAGGTAATTACTGATCCAATAACGCAATCTGCTCCTATTGATGCCATCTCAGGTGATCCAAGACCAGGAGGTTCTCAAGGTTTCCCTGGATACAGCCCTGCAAATGCCGTTGATAAAACGAGATCTAACGTTTCATTGTATTCTGATTTAGAGTTAGACGTAACCAAAGCATTTTTAGTAAGCGGTGCCGTTCGTTATGAGCATTACAGCGATTTTGGAAGTACTTTGAACGGAAAATTGGCTGCTAGATTGAAAGTAAATAACAATATCAACCTTAGAGGTTCTGTAAGTACAGGATTTAGAGCACCATCTTTGGCTCAAGTATATTACAACTTACGTTTCACCAACTTTAATGCGGGAGGTGCATCTGAAGTTCTATTATCTCCTAATAGTAGTCCAGTAACCAAAGCATTTGGGATTAACAAATTAAATGAAGAACGTGCATTAAATGCTTCGTTAGGATTCACTGCTAATTTTGGTGACTTTACTGCTACAGTAGATGGATATTACATCAAAGTAAAAGACCGTATTGTATTGACTGGTTATTTTGACGCAACTGCATTCAATCTTGGAGTTGACAAAGCTCAGTTTTTTGTAAACGGTGCAGATACTAAAACAAATGGATTGGATTTGGTTTTTGCTTGGAAAAAGAAAATTGGAGCTCAAACTTTAGGCGCTACTTTGGTAGGAAACATCAATGACATGAAAATAGCTAAAGTAAAAAATGGAAGTCTAGACGAGCAAATTTTCTTTGGAGAAAGAGAAAAAGCATTCCTTTTGGCGTCTGCTCCAGCTAGTAAATTTGGTTTAAACCTTAGCTACGAAAGGAACAAACTAAACGCTGGATTAGCTTTCACTCGTTTTAGCGAAGTGAAATTATTAGATTATCAAGCTACAGAACCTACTGCAGATTATGCTAGTTTTGATGACAAAATTCAAAAAGCAACCGATTTGTACACAGCAAAAATCACTACTGATCTAACTGTAGGATACAAATTATCTAAAACAACCAAATTAAGCCTTGGAGCCAACAACTTATTCAACATCTACCCCGATCAACAAGATGACTGGGTTGAAGGTGGTGGATATTGGGATGCCGTTCAAATGGGTTTTGGAGGCGCATACTACTATGCTAGATTAGGTTTCAACTTCTAG
- the ychF gene encoding redox-regulated ATPase YchF: MKAGIVGLPNVGKSTLFNCLSNAKAQSANFPFCTIEPNIGVVNVPDPRINKLEELVKPERVQMATVDIVDIAGLVKGASKGEGLGNQFLGNIRECNAIIHVLRCFDNDNIVHVDGNVNPIRDKETIDIELQLKDLETVDKRLEKVNRAAKTGNKEAITEKALLDRVREALLQAKSARTITPQSNDEEVLMESFQLITAKPVLYVCNVDENSAVNGNKYVDLVKELVKDEDAEVIILSVGAEADITELESFEERQVFLEDMGLTEPGASVLIRAAYKLLKQQTYFTAGVKEVRAWTINIGSTAPQAAGVIHTDFEKGFIRAEVIAYEDFVHYGSEAKCKEAGKFKVEGKEYIVKDGDVMHFRFNV, translated from the coding sequence ATGAAAGCAGGAATTGTAGGATTACCTAATGTTGGAAAATCAACCCTTTTTAATTGTTTATCAAATGCAAAAGCGCAAAGTGCCAACTTTCCTTTCTGTACTATTGAGCCTAATATTGGTGTAGTAAATGTACCAGATCCACGTATCAATAAATTGGAAGAATTGGTTAAGCCTGAGCGTGTGCAAATGGCAACGGTAGATATCGTAGATATTGCAGGTTTGGTAAAAGGTGCAAGTAAAGGAGAAGGATTAGGAAATCAATTTCTTGGAAACATTAGAGAGTGTAACGCTATTATTCACGTTTTGCGTTGTTTTGACAATGATAACATAGTTCACGTAGACGGAAATGTAAATCCAATTCGTGACAAAGAAACGATTGATATCGAGTTACAATTAAAAGATCTAGAAACAGTAGACAAGCGTTTAGAAAAAGTAAACCGTGCTGCAAAAACAGGAAACAAAGAAGCAATTACCGAAAAAGCATTACTGGATCGTGTACGTGAGGCATTATTACAAGCGAAATCAGCTCGTACTATTACACCACAAAGCAATGACGAAGAGGTTTTAATGGAATCGTTTCAATTAATTACAGCAAAACCAGTTTTGTATGTTTGTAATGTTGATGAGAACTCTGCAGTAAACGGAAACAAATACGTTGACCTAGTTAAAGAATTAGTTAAAGACGAAGATGCCGAAGTAATCATCCTTTCAGTAGGTGCTGAAGCAGATATCACAGAATTGGAAAGTTTTGAAGAGCGTCAAGTTTTTCTTGAAGACATGGGATTAACAGAGCCAGGAGCATCAGTTTTAATTCGTGCTGCTTACAAATTATTGAAACAACAAACGTATTTTACAGCAGGTGTAAAAGAAGTTCGTGCTTGGACAATCAACATTGGATCAACTGCGCCACAAGCAGCGGGAGTAATTCATACCGATTTCGAAAAAGGATTCATCCGTGCCGAAGTTATCGCTTACGAAGATTTCGTTCATTACGGTTCTGAAGCAAAATGTAAAGAAGCAGGAAAATTCAAAGTAGAGGGTAAAGAATATATCGTAAAAGATGGTGATGTAATGCACTTCCGTTTTAACGTGTAA
- a CDS encoding DUF6787 family protein, whose amino-acid sequence MKKLKERWGIESNLQLTIIFIVFAITGSASAWLSRFAVDWFGLTKAMLGLLYTPVRLILIFPIYQVLLVLIGFLFGQFKFFWAFEKKMLRSMGLGFLFKS is encoded by the coding sequence ATGAAGAAATTAAAAGAACGCTGGGGCATTGAATCAAACCTTCAATTAACCATAATATTTATCGTTTTTGCTATCACTGGCTCTGCCTCTGCTTGGCTGTCTCGCTTTGCTGTGGACTGGTTTGGGCTGACCAAAGCCATGTTGGGCTTACTATACACACCTGTTCGTTTGATTTTAATCTTTCCTATTTACCAAGTATTATTAGTCTTGATTGGCTTTCTTTTTGGGCAGTTCAAATTCTTTTGGGCATTCGAAAAAAAGATGCTTCGAAGCATGGGTTTGGGATTCTTATTCAAATCATAA
- the serC gene encoding 3-phosphoserine/phosphohydroxythreonine transaminase — translation MKKHNYSAGPSILPQEVFEKSAQAILDFNNSGLSILEISHRSKDFVAVMDEARALALELLGLEGKGYQALFLAGGASTEFLRAPYNLMKENGKAAYLDSGTWATAAIKEAKLFGETVIVASSKDDNYNNVPKGYEIPADADYFHCTSNNTIFGTQMKSFPQTNVPVVCDMSSDIFSRVIDFSKFDIIYAGAQKNMGPAGATLVVIKEEILGKNGRSIPSILDYAKHIKADSMFNTPPVFPVYVSLLTMKWIKEKGGVAAVEKLNNEKAALIYGEIDRNPLFKGAAVNEDRSNMNATFLLTNPEHAETFDKMWKEAGISGLPGHRSVGGYRASIYNAMPIESVQVLVDVMQALEKNV, via the coding sequence ATGAAAAAACACAACTACAGCGCAGGACCATCAATTTTACCTCAAGAAGTTTTTGAAAAATCAGCTCAAGCTATTTTAGATTTCAACAACTCGGGATTGTCAATTTTAGAAATTTCACACCGTAGTAAAGATTTCGTTGCTGTAATGGACGAAGCTAGAGCTCTTGCATTAGAGTTACTAGGACTTGAAGGCAAAGGATATCAAGCACTTTTTCTTGCTGGCGGAGCTAGTACAGAATTCTTAAGAGCACCATACAACTTGATGAAAGAAAATGGTAAAGCGGCATATTTAGATTCAGGAACTTGGGCAACTGCAGCAATTAAAGAAGCTAAGCTTTTTGGAGAAACGGTTATCGTAGCTTCATCAAAAGATGATAATTATAATAATGTACCTAAGGGATATGAAATTCCTGCAGATGCAGATTATTTTCACTGTACCTCAAACAATACGATTTTTGGAACACAAATGAAATCTTTCCCACAAACGAACGTACCAGTGGTATGTGACATGAGTTCGGATATTTTTTCTAGAGTGATTGATTTTAGCAAATTTGATATTATTTATGCTGGTGCTCAAAAAAACATGGGACCTGCAGGAGCTACTCTAGTAGTTATCAAAGAAGAAATTCTTGGTAAAAACGGAAGAAGCATTCCAAGTATATTAGATTATGCAAAACATATAAAAGCAGACAGTATGTTTAATACTCCTCCTGTTTTTCCAGTATACGTTTCATTATTGACAATGAAATGGATCAAGGAAAAAGGTGGTGTTGCTGCTGTTGAAAAACTAAACAACGAAAAAGCAGCTTTGATTTACGGAGAAATTGATAGAAATCCTTTATTCAAAGGAGCTGCAGTTAATGAGGACCGTTCAAACATGAACGCAACCTTCTTATTAACAAATCCAGAGCATGCTGAAACATTTGATAAAATGTGGAAAGAAGCTGGAATTTCAGGTTTGCCTGGTCACCGTTCAGTTGGTGGTTACAGAGCATCTATATACAATGCTATGCCAATTGAGAGCGTACAAGTATTGGTAGATGTGATGCAAGCTTTAGAAAAAAACGTTTAA
- a CDS encoding 4Fe-4S dicluster domain-containing protein, giving the protein MAIIITDECINCGACEPECPNTAIYEGADDWRYKDGTKLSGKVVLPDGTEVDAEDAQTPISDEVYYIVPGKCTECKGFHDEPQCAAVCPVDCCIPDDNHVEDEETLLNRQAFLHND; this is encoded by the coding sequence ATGGCAATTATCATAACAGACGAATGTATCAACTGTGGTGCATGTGAACCAGAATGTCCAAATACAGCAATCTATGAAGGAGCTGATGATTGGAGATATAAAGATGGTACAAAATTAAGTGGAAAAGTAGTGCTTCCTGATGGAACTGAAGTTGATGCTGAAGATGCTCAAACTCCAATCTCTGATGAAGTATACTATATTGTACCAGGAAAATGTACAGAGTGTAAAGGTTTTCACGATGAACCTCAATGTGCTGCTGTTTGTCCTGTTGATTGTTGTATTCCAGATGATAATCATGTAGAAGATGAAGAAACATTGTTAAACAGACAAGCATTTTTACATAACGATTAG
- a CDS encoding OstA-like protein, protein MFQIITYLLIAFSATSLSAQAPKKIIIEHSDFADVNEVELPDAFLLTGNVSVNHDGIVLTCNKAYFFKSENYIKAFGNVQIVQGDTLFLNSKYAEYNGNMKQAFATGNAVMSSPDATLATDTINFNRNTQEVYYNTLGTITNKENVLKSKSGRYFVAQKKFQFLTAVTITNPQYVIKSNHLDYYSNSGHSYLFGPSTITSKENFIYTEKGFYDTKKNLAHFLRKSYIKYDDRRIEGDSLYYDRNKEFASATRNVKITDTINKGIVKGHYAEMFKKKDSLFVTKRAVAINLVEKDSVYIHGKKLMVTGPEGNRIIRAFNNVRFFKVDMSGKCDSLHSSSKESLTKLIGNPILWNGENQITGDIMHLIGDNKTQKLDSLKVLNNTFMVSRDTLGTGYNQVKGLNLYGKFFEGKLHEVDVVKNAEVIYYMRNDTQELIGINKNVSSRINMILENNTAETITFYKQVDGTIFPEEDLSPYDRVLKGMKWRGDERIKSKDDIFSDEDNELNAKLIKEGQIDEAKVNVPMKVRKETLNYDKKKKKK, encoded by the coding sequence ATTTTTCAAATTATAACTTATTTGCTTATTGCCTTCAGCGCCACTTCTCTATCGGCTCAAGCTCCTAAGAAAATTATTATCGAACATTCTGATTTTGCAGATGTTAACGAAGTTGAATTACCCGATGCTTTTTTACTAACCGGAAATGTTAGTGTGAACCACGACGGAATTGTATTGACTTGCAACAAAGCGTACTTCTTTAAATCAGAGAATTACATCAAAGCTTTTGGAAACGTACAAATTGTTCAAGGTGACACCTTGTTTCTAAATAGTAAATACGCCGAGTACAACGGAAACATGAAACAAGCATTTGCTACTGGAAACGCTGTGATGAGTTCGCCAGACGCTACATTGGCGACAGACACAATCAACTTTAATCGAAACACTCAAGAGGTTTATTACAACACTCTCGGGACAATAACAAATAAAGAAAATGTATTAAAATCAAAATCGGGTCGCTATTTTGTAGCGCAAAAAAAGTTTCAATTCCTTACCGCTGTAACGATTACCAACCCCCAATATGTCATCAAATCCAACCATTTGGATTATTACAGTAACTCCGGTCACTCTTACCTTTTTGGGCCTTCGACCATTACTAGTAAAGAAAATTTTATTTATACAGAAAAAGGATTTTACGATACAAAGAAAAACCTAGCCCATTTTTTGAGAAAATCATACATTAAATATGATGATCGAAGGATTGAAGGCGATAGTTTGTATTATGATCGAAATAAAGAATTTGCATCGGCTACGCGTAACGTAAAAATTACTGACACCATCAATAAAGGAATCGTAAAGGGTCATTACGCAGAAATGTTCAAGAAGAAAGACTCCCTTTTTGTAACCAAAAGAGCTGTTGCAATTAATTTGGTCGAAAAAGACTCTGTTTACATTCACGGAAAAAAATTAATGGTCACCGGTCCAGAAGGCAATCGAATCATTCGAGCATTTAACAATGTTCGTTTCTTTAAGGTTGATATGAGTGGGAAATGTGATTCGCTACATTCGAGCTCAAAAGAATCTTTGACCAAACTCATTGGAAATCCGATATTATGGAATGGTGAAAATCAAATCACGGGTGACATCATGCATCTCATAGGTGATAATAAAACGCAGAAATTAGATTCCTTAAAAGTTTTAAACAACACTTTCATGGTCTCACGGGACACGCTTGGCACGGGGTACAACCAGGTAAAAGGATTAAACCTCTATGGAAAATTCTTTGAAGGTAAACTACATGAAGTTGATGTGGTTAAAAATGCAGAGGTGATTTATTACATGCGAAACGACACCCAAGAGTTAATCGGAATTAATAAAAATGTGAGTAGCCGAATCAACATGATACTCGAAAACAATACTGCCGAGACTATTACTTTCTATAAACAAGTGGACGGAACCATATTTCCAGAAGAAGACCTTTCGCCCTATGATCGGGTACTCAAAGGAATGAAATGGCGAGGTGACGAACGAATAAAAAGTAAAGACGACATCTTTTCAGACGAAGACAATGAACTCAATGCTAAGCTAATTAAAGAAGGTCAAATAGACGAAGCAAAGGTGAATGTACCGATGAAGGTGAGAAAAGAAACTTTGAACTACGATAAAAAGAAGAAGAAAAAATAA